From Carettochelys insculpta isolate YL-2023 chromosome 22, ASM3395843v1, whole genome shotgun sequence, one genomic window encodes:
- the LIN7B gene encoding protein lin-7 homolog B isoform X2, which yields MAALSSEPLGLERDVARAVELLERLQRSGELPPHKLQALQRVLQSKFCSAIREVYEQLYDTLEIAGSAEIRAHATAKATVAAFAASEGHAHPRVVELPKTDEGLGFNIMGGKEQNSPIYISRVIPGGVADRHGGLKRERGRGAARKGRGTAQGSPGHRQAGRALHAQGAGGDGGPIREDALGTPAPAASQLLVLGVAGITLWCLCWGGGPLPASHAPRFHVSLGLCSRPLPPPVFIYLFIYPPI from the exons ACGTGGCACGTGCGGTGGAGCTGCTGGAGCGGTTGCAGCGAAGcggggagctgcccccccacaaACTGCAGGCCCTGCAGCGAGTTCTGCAGAGCAAGTTCTGCTCAGCCATCCGCGAG GTCTATGAACAGCTCTATGACACACTGGAGATTGCCGGCAGCGCTGAGATCCGGGCCCATGCTACGGCCAAG GCCACAGTGGCGGCATTTGCAGCGAGCGAGGGCCACGCCCACCCCCGGGTGGTGGAGCTGCCCAAGACAGATGAGGGGCTCGGCTTCAACATCATGGGGGGCAAGGAGCAGAACTCTCCCATCTATATCTCCCGCGTCATCCCGGGAGGTGTGGCCGACCGGCACGGAGGACTCAAGCGGG AGCGTGGAAGGGGAGCAGCACGAAAAGGCCGTGGAACTGCTCAAGGCAGCCCAGGGCACCGTCAAGCTGGTCGTGCGCTACACGCCCAAGGTGCTGGAGGAGATGGAGGCCCGATTCGAGAAGATGCGCTCGGCACGCCGGCGCCAGCAGCATCACAGCTACTC GTCCTTGGAGTCGCGGGGATAACGCTGtggtgcctgtgctggggagggggccccttGCCTGCCTCCCATGCCCCCAGGTTTCATGTGTCGCTGGGTCTGTgtagccgccccctccccccccccgtatttatttatttatttatttatccccCTATTTAA
- the LIN7B gene encoding protein lin-7 homolog B isoform X1, which produces MAALSSEPLGLERVIPRPVADVARAVELLERLQRSGELPPHKLQALQRVLQSKFCSAIREVYEQLYDTLEIAGSAEIRAHATAKATVAAFAASEGHAHPRVVELPKTDEGLGFNIMGGKEQNSPIYISRVIPGGVADRHGGLKRERGRGAARKGRGTAQGSPGHRQAGRALHAQGAGGDGGPIREDALGTPAPAASQLLVLGVAGITLWCLCWGGGPLPASHAPRFHVSLGLCSRPLPPPVFIYLFIYPPI; this is translated from the exons TGATCCCCCGTCCTGTGGCAGACGTGGCACGTGCGGTGGAGCTGCTGGAGCGGTTGCAGCGAAGcggggagctgcccccccacaaACTGCAGGCCCTGCAGCGAGTTCTGCAGAGCAAGTTCTGCTCAGCCATCCGCGAG GTCTATGAACAGCTCTATGACACACTGGAGATTGCCGGCAGCGCTGAGATCCGGGCCCATGCTACGGCCAAG GCCACAGTGGCGGCATTTGCAGCGAGCGAGGGCCACGCCCACCCCCGGGTGGTGGAGCTGCCCAAGACAGATGAGGGGCTCGGCTTCAACATCATGGGGGGCAAGGAGCAGAACTCTCCCATCTATATCTCCCGCGTCATCCCGGGAGGTGTGGCCGACCGGCACGGAGGACTCAAGCGGG AGCGTGGAAGGGGAGCAGCACGAAAAGGCCGTGGAACTGCTCAAGGCAGCCCAGGGCACCGTCAAGCTGGTCGTGCGCTACACGCCCAAGGTGCTGGAGGAGATGGAGGCCCGATTCGAGAAGATGCGCTCGGCACGCCGGCGCCAGCAGCATCACAGCTACTC GTCCTTGGAGTCGCGGGGATAACGCTGtggtgcctgtgctggggagggggccccttGCCTGCCTCCCATGCCCCCAGGTTTCATGTGTCGCTGGGTCTGTgtagccgccccctccccccccccgtatttatttatttatttatttatccccCTATTTAA
- the LIN7B gene encoding protein lin-7 homolog B isoform X3 codes for MAALSSEPLGLERVIPRPVADVARAVELLERLQRSGELPPHKLQALQRVLQSKFCSAIREVYEQLYDTLEIAGSAEIRAHATAKATVAAFAASEGHAHPRVVELPKTDEGLGFNIMGGKEQNSPIYISRVIPGGVADRHGGLKRGDQLLSVNGVSVEGEQHEKAVELLKAAQGTVKLVVRYTPKVLEEMEARFEKMRSARRRQQHHSYSSLESRG; via the exons TGATCCCCCGTCCTGTGGCAGACGTGGCACGTGCGGTGGAGCTGCTGGAGCGGTTGCAGCGAAGcggggagctgcccccccacaaACTGCAGGCCCTGCAGCGAGTTCTGCAGAGCAAGTTCTGCTCAGCCATCCGCGAG GTCTATGAACAGCTCTATGACACACTGGAGATTGCCGGCAGCGCTGAGATCCGGGCCCATGCTACGGCCAAG GCCACAGTGGCGGCATTTGCAGCGAGCGAGGGCCACGCCCACCCCCGGGTGGTGGAGCTGCCCAAGACAGATGAGGGGCTCGGCTTCAACATCATGGGGGGCAAGGAGCAGAACTCTCCCATCTATATCTCCCGCGTCATCCCGGGAGGTGTGGCCGACCGGCACGGAGGACTCAAGCGGGGTGACCAGCTGCTCTCCGTCAACGGCGTG AGCGTGGAAGGGGAGCAGCACGAAAAGGCCGTGGAACTGCTCAAGGCAGCCCAGGGCACCGTCAAGCTGGTCGTGCGCTACACGCCCAAGGTGCTGGAGGAGATGGAGGCCCGATTCGAGAAGATGCGCTCGGCACGCCGGCGCCAGCAGCATCACAGCTACTC GTCCTTGGAGTCGCGGGGATAA
- the LIN7B gene encoding protein lin-7 homolog B isoform X4 yields MAALSSEPLGLERDVARAVELLERLQRSGELPPHKLQALQRVLQSKFCSAIREVYEQLYDTLEIAGSAEIRAHATAKATVAAFAASEGHAHPRVVELPKTDEGLGFNIMGGKEQNSPIYISRVIPGGVADRHGGLKRGDQLLSVNGVSVEGEQHEKAVELLKAAQGTVKLVVRYTPKVLEEMEARFEKMRSARRRQQHHSYSSLESRG; encoded by the exons ACGTGGCACGTGCGGTGGAGCTGCTGGAGCGGTTGCAGCGAAGcggggagctgcccccccacaaACTGCAGGCCCTGCAGCGAGTTCTGCAGAGCAAGTTCTGCTCAGCCATCCGCGAG GTCTATGAACAGCTCTATGACACACTGGAGATTGCCGGCAGCGCTGAGATCCGGGCCCATGCTACGGCCAAG GCCACAGTGGCGGCATTTGCAGCGAGCGAGGGCCACGCCCACCCCCGGGTGGTGGAGCTGCCCAAGACAGATGAGGGGCTCGGCTTCAACATCATGGGGGGCAAGGAGCAGAACTCTCCCATCTATATCTCCCGCGTCATCCCGGGAGGTGTGGCCGACCGGCACGGAGGACTCAAGCGGGGTGACCAGCTGCTCTCCGTCAACGGCGTG AGCGTGGAAGGGGAGCAGCACGAAAAGGCCGTGGAACTGCTCAAGGCAGCCCAGGGCACCGTCAAGCTGGTCGTGCGCTACACGCCCAAGGTGCTGGAGGAGATGGAGGCCCGATTCGAGAAGATGCGCTCGGCACGCCGGCGCCAGCAGCATCACAGCTACTC GTCCTTGGAGTCGCGGGGATAA